One part of the Dioscorea cayenensis subsp. rotundata cultivar TDr96_F1 chromosome 2, TDr96_F1_v2_PseudoChromosome.rev07_lg8_w22 25.fasta, whole genome shotgun sequence genome encodes these proteins:
- the LOC120275741 gene encoding LOW QUALITY PROTEIN: probable leucine-rich repeat receptor-like protein kinase At1g35710 (The sequence of the model RefSeq protein was modified relative to this genomic sequence to represent the inferred CDS: inserted 2 bases in 1 codon) yields the protein MLRGYLRTYNFNMASWLPSNFTTIQAISTIVVLSVLALLFSNLCFPFPMATASKIESQGRALLQWKSTLETQGFLHTWTSKTSPCNWTGITCRYDGHLMATITRVQLGEFGLEGNLETLNFSALPSLRVLNLSDNYLHGFIPTSISALSKLTTLDLSNNQISGSIPSSFSNLTRLETMLLFDNKLLGSIPMEIGNLGNLKSLGLYKNFLLGSIPSVFGNLTKLNFLYLWGNNLSGSIPDEIGYMVNLKELDIGINNIIGTIPPTIGNLTKLNQLSLSENQLYGPIPSHVENLINLEIAYLNSNNINGSIPNEIGNLVNLKELEISYNQITSSIPRSIGNLTKLEAFYIFSNNISGFIPSEIGNLVNLKSFAIYNNQIIGSIPRGIGNLTKLEAFYLYNNNINGSIPNEIEYLVNLKILTIQSNKITDSIPHGIGNLTKLEIFQINNNDINSFIPSEMGKLVNLKDFDISFNQIIGSIPRGISNLTKLETFYLNGNNIEGFIASEIGNLVDLKDFEVSNNQLTGYIPHSIGNLTKLAKFIIVGTQIYGSIPPTIGNMKELKSLWLYENKLSGLIPPSLGSLKGLTDLMLADNHLFGLWPKEMVNLTNLIFLELYNNSFSGDLPPDFAKGGLLQHLALGYNNFQGPIPVSLKNSTNLFRVLLERNQFTGDVSESFGVHSHLDYIDLSFNKLSGTLSPSWGACLNLTSLKISNNRISGLIPLEIGHLPKLHLLDISSNNLVGKIPAEFGKLSSIFHLNMSNNHLTGTIPLEFGDLSSLEILDLSSNNLRGEIPIQLENCIKLNSLKLSNNELNGAIPFQLGNLNLHEVLDLSNNLFTSEIPPELSKLIELQELNLSHNELVGHIPSSFQFMKGLASLDLSYNSLDGPVPKDLFFQTAPIEWFTHNKGLCGQVHGLPPCNQLPSSSKSRNDQKKHHKVIFLTILLVLGILFLLFLIFGIMILYYKRKTFTANGTSEESGGHFSFIWSINNGAKTCREIIQAAENFDDKYCIGSGAYSIVYKVTLSSLGTLAIKKIREEESQVNEQAFRNEIHALTEIRHRNIVKFYGFCSTTNFKFLXHEYMEKGCLGANLRSDQEAMKLDWVKRVSIVLDIAHALSYLHHDCAPPIVHRDITSNNILLNEEYKACVSDFGISRLLKPNSSHWSMLAGTFGYMAPELAYAMRVTEKCDVYSFGIVALEVIHGIQPGDLLNNLSSNMLVKDILDPRVPLHIADQVATSQVLSMIFIAMQCINTDPQSRPTMNQVSQRLSSLKSSPLYNHPFGELTFAQLMDEKHDDQMHSAV from the exons ATGCTTAGAGGCTATCTAAGAACATATAATTTCAACATGGCATCATGGCTTCCTTCAAACTTCACCACCATCCAAGCAATATCAACGATAGTGGTACTTTCAGTGTTAGCACTTCTCTTCTCcaatctttgttttccttttccaATGGCAACAGCTTCAAAGATTGAGTCCCAAGGGAGAGCTCTTCTTCAATGGAAGTCCACTTTGGAAACACAAGGCTTTCTTCACACCTGGACTTCAAAGACCAGTCCATGCAACTGGACTGGAATCACATGCAGATATGATGGCCATCTCATGGCAACCATCACCAGGGTCCAACTGGGTGAGTTCGGTCTAGAAGGGAACTTGGAGACTCTCAACTTCTCAGCTCTACCATCACTACGAGTTCTCAACCTCAGTGATAACTATTTGCATGGATTCATCCCTACATCAATATCAGCTCTTTCCAAGCTCACCACCCTTGATCTCTCCAACAACCAGATAAGTGGTTCCATACCTTCATCTTTCAGTAATCTTACTAGGCTTGAGACGATGTTGTTGTTTGATAACAAGTTATTAGGCTCCATCCCCATGGAGATAGGGAACCTTGGGAACTTGAAATCATTGGGCCTGTACAAAAATTTCTTACTAGGTTCCATACCTAGTGTCTTTGGAAACTTGaccaaacttaattttttatacttgTGGGGAAATAACCTCAGTGGCTCAATACCTGATGAGATTGGATATATGGTGAATCTTAAGGAACTGGATATTGGAATCAACAATATCATAGGCACCATTCCCCCTACCATAGGAAATTTGACTAAACTCAACCAATTATCCCTGTCTGAGAACCAATTATATGGACCCATACCATCTCATGTAGAAAACCTGATCAACCTTGAAATCGCTTACCTAAACAGTAATAACATAAATGGTTCCATTCCTAACGAGATTGGAAATCTAGTGAATTTGAAAGAACTTGAGATATCTTACAATCAAATAACTAGTTCCATCCCACGTAGCATTGGAAATTTGACAAAACTTGAAGCCTTTTACATATTTAGTAATAACATTAGTGGCTTCATTCCTAGTGAGATTGGAAATCTAGTAAATTTGAAATCTTTCGCAATATATAACAACCAAATAATCGGTTCAATTCCACGTGGCATTGGAAATTTAACCAAACTTGAAGCTTTTTATCTAtacaataataacataaatggtTCCATTCCCAATGAAATTGAGTATCTAGTGAATTTGAAAATTCTCACAatacaaagtaataaaataactGATTCTATCCCCCATGGCATTGGAAACCTTACAAagcttgaaatatttcaaataaataacaatgacATAAATAGCTTCATTCCAAGTGAGATGGGGAAGCTAGTGAACTTGAAAGATTTTGatatatcttttaatcaaataattggTTCCATTCCACGTGGCATCAGCAATTTGACAAAGCTTGAAACTTTTTACTTAAATGGCAATAACATAGAGGGATTCATTGCTAGTGAGATTGGGAATCTAGTGGACTTGAAAGATTTTGAAGTATCTAACAACCAATTGACTGGTTACATCCCTCATAGCATTGGAAACCTAACCAAACTTGCCAAATTTATCATTGTTGGAACACAAATATATGGCTCCATTCCTCCTACTATTGGAAACATGAAGGAACTCAAATCTTTGTGGCTTTATGAAAACAAGCTTTCTGGCTTAATCCCTCCTTCTCTTGGAAGTTTGAAAGGTCTTACCGATTTAATGTTAGCTGACAATCATCTCTTTGGCTTGTGGCCTAAGGAAATGGTGAACCTTACAAacttaatttttcttgaattgtaCAATAACAGCTTTTCGGGTGATCTACCACCAGATTTTGCCAAAGGGGGCTTGCTTCAACATCTTGCTTTGGGATACAATAATTTCCAAGGTCCTATTCCAGTGAGTTTAAAAAACTCTACAAATTTATTCAGGGTTTTACTTGAAAGAAATCAATTCACTGGAGATGTCTCTGAAAGCTTTGGTGTTCATTCTCATTTGGATTATATTGATCTAAGCTTTAACAAATTGTCTGGCACTTTATCACCATCATGGGGAGCATGTCTTAATTTGACAAGccttaaaatatcaaacaatagGATCAGTGGACTAATACCTTTGGAAATTGGTCATTTGCCAAAACTACACCTACTTGACATCTCTTCCAATAATCTTGTCGGAAAGATCCCAGCGGAGTTTGGCAAATTATCTTCCATATTTCATCTGAACATGAGCAACAATCATCTCACAGGAACCATACCGCTAGAATTTGGGGATctatcttcattagaaattcTAGATTTGTCAAGCAATAATCTAAGAGGAGAAATACCGATACAGCTGGAGAATTGCATTAAATTGAACTCATTGAAGTTAAGCAACAATGAACTAAATGGAGCCATCCCTTTTCAACTTGGCAATTtgaacttgcatgaagttctagACTTGAGTAACAATTTATTCACCAGCGAAATACCACCAGAGCTTAGCAAGTTAATTGAGTTGCAAGAGTTGAATTTATCACATAACGAGTTGGTTGGTCACATTCCATCTTCTTTTCAATTCATGAAAGGCTTGGCATCACTAGATTTATCTTATAATTCTCTAGATGGTCCAGTTCCAAAGGACCTTTTTTTTCAAACAGCTCCAATTGAATGGTTTACTCACAATAAGGGCTTATGTGGTCAAGTGCATGGTTTGCCTCCATGTAATCAATTGCCTTCCTCATCAAAAAGTAGAAATGATCAGAAAAAGCATCACAAAGTCATTTTCTTGACTATTCTTTTGGTGTTAGGcattttatttctcttattcCTAATATTTGGAATCATGATACTTTATTACAAGAGAAAGACATTCACTGCAAATGGGACTAGTGAAGAATCTGGCGGGCATTTCTCCTTTATTTGGAGTATCAATAATGGAGCTAAAACATGCAGAGAAATTATTCAGGCAGcagaaaattttgatgataagTATTGTATTGGCTCCGGAGCTTATAGCATAGTGTACAAGGTGACACTATCATCATTAGGGACACTTGCTATCAAGAAaattagagaagaagaaagtcaAGTAAATGAGCAAGCTTTCAGAAATGAAATACATGCATTAACTGAAATTCGGCATCGGAATATAGTGAAGTTCTATGGTTTCTGCTCTActacaaatttcaaatttct gcaTGAGTATATGGAGAAAGGATGCTTGGGTGCCAATTTAAGATCTGATCAAGAAGCAATGAAGTTGGATTGGGTAAAGAGAGTCAGCATTGTCCTAGACATTGCTCATGCATTATCTTACTTGCATCATGATTGTGCTCCACCTATTGTTCATCGAGACATAACAAGCAACAATATTCTTCTAAATGAAGAGTACAAGGCTTGCGTTTCAGACTTTGGTATTTCTAGACTGCTAAAACCCAATTCATCACATTGGAGTATGCTTGCAGGCACATTTGGATACATGGCACCAG AACTTGCTTATGCAATGAGAGTGACTGAAAAATGTGATGTTTATAGTTTTGGAATTGTAGCACTTGAAGTGATACATGGAATACAACCTGGGGACCTACTAAACAACTTGTCATCAAACATGTTAGTGAAAGATATTCTAGATCCACGTGTTCCACTTCATATAGCTGATCAAGTAGCCACAAGCCAAGTTCTTTCAATGATTTTCATAGCAATGCAATGCATCAACACCGATCCACAGTCTCGCCCCACAATGAACCAAGTATCTCAAAGGTTATCTTCACTGAAATCTTCACCATTATACAACCATCCTTTTGGTGAACTTACCTTTGCTCAGTTGATGGATGAAAAGCATGATGATCAAATGCATAGTGCAGTGTGA
- the LOC120275107 gene encoding LOW QUALITY PROTEIN: putative ripening-related protein 1 (The sequence of the model RefSeq protein was modified relative to this genomic sequence to represent the inferred CDS: inserted 2 bases in 1 codon; deleted 1 base in 1 codon) has product MQFKCSPLVTDKTWATMTINSFAKGGDSGAESQCDSKFHSDKELVVAFSSGWYDGGSRCNKKIKINAKGKSVLAKVVDXCDSVNGCDEEHDFQPPGPNNIVDASPAVWKALGITGEDVGELDITWNDA; this is encoded by the exons ATGCAATTCAAATGCTCTCCTCTGGTGACCGATAAAACATGGGCAACCATGACTATCAATAGCTTTGCCAAAGGCGGAGAT AGTGGAGCAGAGTCGCAATGTGACAGCAAATTCCATAGTGATAAGGAATTGGTTGTCGCATTTTCCTCCGGGTGGTATGATGGTGGTAGTCGGTGcaataaaaagatcaagatcAATGCAAAGGGTAAGTCTGTATTGGCCAAGGTGGTTGA GTGTGATTCTGTGAATGGTTGTGATGAAGAACATGACTTTCAACCTCCTGGTCCTAACAATATTGTTGATGCTTCACCGGCGGTGTGGAAGGCTTTAGGGATCACCGGAGAAGATGTTGGTGAATTGGATATCACTTGGAATGATGCTTGA